One segment of Gilliamella sp. ESL0441 DNA contains the following:
- a CDS encoding TerC family protein — protein MEWIMDPTIWIGLSTLIVLEIVLGIDNIVFIAILAEKLPPHQRDKARITGLAFALITRIILLMFTGWLVTLTTPLFTAFGISFNARQLIMLVGGIFLLFKATMELNERLEGAAHEEGKSKKTSHFWTVVVQIVILDAVFSLDSVITAVGMVENIPVMIIAVCVAICIMMVASKPLAYFVNSHPTIVILCLSFLLMIGFSLVAEGFGFAIPKGYLYAAIGFSIMIEFFNQLAIFNRRKALNKKPLRERTAEAILHLLKGDVEEDPDTHTIDTVSDNNKKESVFNHQELNMVERVLGLAKRSVSSIMTARLDVDMVNINDDRETILKEIFENPHSRLVVTDNASIDEPLGIIQVNDLLKDVLQNKEPIDINALIKQPLIFPETVSLLVALEQFKKAKTHFAFVVDEFGSMQGVVSVTDIIETIAGDFPTEEEEIDAKHDIQCLDDNTWIANGYIPVEELVRFVPIPIDDKREYHTLAGLLMEKAQHLLEVGETMQIGDYLFEIAEIESHRILKVKITLNKLDSI, from the coding sequence ATGGAATGGATCATGGATCCTACGATCTGGATTGGTTTATCCACCCTGATTGTACTTGAAATCGTCCTTGGTATTGATAACATTGTTTTTATTGCCATTCTTGCCGAGAAGCTTCCACCACACCAACGCGATAAAGCACGCATCACTGGTCTTGCTTTTGCATTAATTACTCGCATTATTTTATTAATGTTCACCGGTTGGTTAGTCACACTCACGACACCACTATTTACAGCGTTTGGTATTAGTTTCAATGCCCGCCAACTTATTATGTTAGTGGGAGGCATATTTTTACTGTTTAAAGCCACCATGGAACTCAATGAACGTCTTGAAGGTGCAGCTCACGAAGAAGGAAAATCGAAAAAAACCTCACACTTTTGGACTGTCGTTGTACAAATCGTTATTTTAGATGCCGTGTTTTCTCTCGATTCTGTGATTACGGCGGTCGGTATGGTTGAAAATATTCCTGTCATGATTATTGCCGTTTGTGTGGCAATTTGCATTATGATGGTCGCAAGTAAACCTTTAGCCTATTTTGTCAATTCGCATCCCACCATTGTTATTCTTTGCTTGAGCTTTTTATTAATGATCGGCTTTAGTTTAGTTGCAGAAGGATTTGGTTTTGCCATTCCAAAAGGCTACTTATATGCCGCTATTGGTTTTTCAATCATGATTGAGTTTTTTAATCAGTTAGCCATATTCAATCGTCGCAAAGCATTGAATAAAAAACCTCTGCGAGAACGGACTGCCGAAGCGATCTTACATCTACTGAAAGGCGATGTTGAAGAAGATCCGGATACTCACACAATTGATACGGTATCAGATAACAATAAAAAAGAATCTGTCTTTAACCATCAAGAACTCAACATGGTTGAACGCGTTCTTGGACTGGCAAAGCGATCGGTCAGCAGTATTATGACAGCAAGGTTAGATGTTGATATGGTTAATATCAATGACGACCGTGAAACAATTTTGAAAGAGATTTTTGAAAATCCTCATTCACGATTAGTCGTGACTGATAATGCGTCGATTGATGAACCTTTAGGCATTATTCAAGTTAACGACCTGTTAAAAGATGTTTTGCAAAATAAAGAGCCAATCGATATTAACGCTTTAATTAAGCAACCGCTAATCTTTCCCGAAACGGTATCGTTACTTGTTGCGTTAGAACAATTTAAAAAAGCCAAAACCCATTTTGCTTTTGTAGTTGATGAATTTGGTTCCATGCAAGGCGTGGTTTCAGTCACCGACATCATCGAAACTATCGCTGGCGATTTTCCGACCGAAGAGGAAGAAATTGACGCCAAACATGATATTCAATGTCTGGATGATAATACGTGGATTGCCAATGGCTATATCCCGGTTGAAGAGTTGGTTCGATTTGTCCCAATCCCAATTGATGATAAACGTGAATACCATACTCTTGCAGGATTATTGATGGAAAAAGCACAGCATTTACTTGAAGTCGGTGAGACCATGCAAATAGGTGATTACCTATTTGAAATAGCTGAAATTGAAAGCCATCGTATTTTAAAAGTTAAAATTACTCTGAACAAACTTGATTCAATTTAA
- a CDS encoding NCS2 family permease, with protein sequence MNSIFEKIFQLKAKKTTIGTEVIAGCTTFLTMVYIIFVNPSILSATGMDTSAVFVLTCLVTAFASILMGMFANLPIALAPAMGLNVFFAYGMCGAMGYSWQVGMGAIFWGSLIFFALSLFKVRHWLIEHIPQCLRVGISAGIGLFIAFMGFQNMGIVVSSPSTLLTLGNILSLKVLLGSLGFFIIIILAARNFHAAVLISILVVTLLALWLDPNIHYEGVASIPPSVSSVVGHVDLAGSLNIGIMGVIFSVMIVSLFDSSGTILALTDKAGISDEKGRFPKMRQALLIDSFSSSLGGLFGTSSVLTYIESSAGISVGGRTGLTAVVVGILFLMMTFLSPLAHLVPTYATSGALIFVGILMVSSLVKVNWSDLTDATPAFITALMMPFAFAITEGVALGFISYVVLKTFTGKFKELNLCVIIFAVLFALKFIFIDHH encoded by the coding sequence ATGAATTCAATATTCGAAAAAATATTTCAATTGAAAGCAAAAAAAACCACCATTGGTACTGAAGTGATTGCAGGATGTACGACATTTCTTACAATGGTCTATATCATCTTTGTTAATCCTTCCATTTTGTCGGCAACAGGCATGGACACCTCAGCAGTATTTGTATTAACCTGTTTAGTAACAGCCTTTGCATCGATTTTAATGGGTATGTTTGCTAATTTACCGATAGCGTTGGCGCCGGCTATGGGACTCAATGTATTTTTTGCCTATGGCATGTGTGGCGCAATGGGCTATTCTTGGCAAGTGGGAATGGGCGCTATATTTTGGGGATCGTTAATCTTTTTTGCACTATCTCTTTTTAAAGTTCGCCATTGGCTAATAGAACATATTCCACAATGTTTACGTGTTGGTATCAGTGCGGGTATTGGACTGTTTATTGCATTTATGGGCTTTCAAAATATGGGGATTGTGGTTAGTTCTCCATCAACATTATTAACCTTAGGCAATATTCTATCTCTTAAAGTCTTATTAGGTTCTCTGGGTTTTTTCATTATTATTATTTTAGCTGCGCGCAACTTCCATGCAGCGGTTTTAATCTCTATTCTCGTGGTCACATTGCTTGCTCTGTGGCTGGATCCTAATATTCATTATGAAGGCGTCGCCTCTATTCCACCAAGTGTTTCAAGCGTAGTCGGTCATGTTGATTTAGCCGGTTCGCTTAATATCGGTATAATGGGCGTGATATTTTCCGTCATGATCGTCAGCTTATTTGATTCATCAGGTACGATTTTAGCCTTGACCGACAAAGCTGGCATTTCAGACGAAAAAGGACGCTTTCCTAAAATGCGTCAAGCATTATTAATTGATAGTTTCAGCTCTTCACTTGGTGGGCTTTTTGGGACTTCATCAGTTCTCACTTACATTGAAAGTTCAGCGGGTATTTCCGTAGGTGGTCGCACAGGTTTAACTGCTGTTGTCGTTGGGATTTTATTTTTAATGATGACATTCTTATCACCTTTAGCGCATTTAGTCCCGACTTATGCAACATCTGGCGCACTAATATTTGTGGGAATATTAATGGTATCAAGTTTAGTGAAAGTTAACTGGTCTGATTTAACTGACGCAACACCTGCCTTTATTACTGCCTTAATGATGCCTTTTGCTTTCGCCATTACTGAAGGGGTTGCACTTGGTTTTATCTCTTATGTGGTATTAAAAACCTTTACCGGTAAATTTAAAGAACTCAATCTTTGTGTCATCATTTTTGCTGTACTATTTGCACTTAAATTTATCTTTATTGATCATCATTAA
- the rpsL gene encoding 30S ribosomal protein S12, with the protein MATINQLVRKPRALKEVKSNVPALEACPQKRGVCTRVYTTTPKKPNSALRKVCRVRLTNGFEVTSYIGGEGHNLQEHSVILIRGGRVKDLPGVRYHTVRGALDCAGVKDRKQSRSKYGVKRPKA; encoded by the coding sequence ATGGCAACAATTAATCAGCTGGTACGCAAACCGAGAGCACTTAAGGAAGTTAAAAGTAACGTTCCTGCACTTGAAGCATGCCCGCAAAAACGCGGTGTTTGTACTCGTGTTTACACGACTACACCGAAAAAACCTAACTCAGCATTACGTAAAGTATGCCGTGTACGTTTAACCAACGGTTTTGAAGTTACTTCTTACATCGGTGGTGAAGGTCATAACTTGCAAGAACATAGCGTGATTTTAATCCGCGGTGGTCGTGTTAAAGATTTACCTGGTGTTCGTTATCACACTGTTCGTGGTGCATTAGACTGCGCAGGTGTTAAAGATCGCAAACAAAGCCGTTCTAAATACGGTGTAAAACGACCTAAAGCTTAA
- the rpsG gene encoding 30S ribosomal protein S7, whose protein sequence is MPRRHVVGQRKILPDPKFGSDLLAKFVNILMIDGKKSIAESIVYSALDKLAERSGKDHLAAFEVALDNVRPTVEVKSRRVGGSTYQVPVEVRPVRRNALAMRWIVEAARKRGDKSMALRLANELMDAFENKGTAVKKREDVHRMAEANRAFAHYRW, encoded by the coding sequence ATGCCACGTCGTCATGTTGTCGGTCAAAGAAAAATTCTACCTGATCCGAAATTCGGTTCAGATTTGCTGGCGAAATTTGTAAATATTTTAATGATAGATGGTAAAAAATCTATCGCAGAATCAATCGTATATTCAGCTCTTGATAAATTAGCTGAGCGTAGTGGAAAAGACCACTTAGCAGCTTTCGAAGTTGCACTAGATAACGTAAGACCAACTGTAGAAGTTAAGTCTCGTCGCGTTGGTGGTTCTACATACCAAGTTCCTGTTGAAGTGCGCCCTGTTCGTCGTAATGCACTTGCAATGCGTTGGATTGTAGAAGCTGCTCGTAAACGTGGCGATAAATCAATGGCTCTACGCCTTGCGAATGAACTTATGGATGCTTTTGAAAATAAAGGCACTGCTGTGAAAAAACGCGAAGATGTTCATCGTATGGCTGAGGCTAATAGAGCGTTTGCACACTATCGTTGGTAA
- the fusA gene encoding elongation factor G — MARTTPIARYRNIGISAHIDAGKTTTTERILFYTGVSHKIGEVHDGAATMDWMEQEQERGITITSAATTAFWSGMGQQFEPHRINIIDTPGHVDFTIEVERSMRVLDGAVMVYCAVGGVQPQSETVWRQANKYKVPRIAFVNKMDRMGANFLRVVEQIKTRLAAVPVPLVLPIGAEEGFTGVVDLLKRKAINWNDADQGTTFTYEDVPADMVEQVEEWRANLIEAAAEANEELMEKYLGGDELTEEEVKKALRERVLANEIILVTCGSAFKNKGVQFMLDAVIEYLPAPTDVPAIKGELQNGEPAERHSSDDEPFAALAFKIATDPFVGNLTFFRVYSGVVNSGDSVLNSVKDRKERFGRIVQMHANKREEIKEVRAGDIAAAIGLKDVTTGDTLCAENSPIILERMEFPEPVISVAVEPKTKADQEKMGIALGRLAKEDPSFRVWTDEESNQTIIAGMGELHLEIIVDRMKREFNVEANVGKPQVAYRETIRTTVKDIEGKHAKQSGGRGQYGHVVIDMYPLEAGGAGYEFVNEIKGGVIPGEFIPAVDKGIQEQLKSGPLAGYPVVDLGVRLHFGSYHDVDSSEIAFKLAASMAFKEGFMKAKPVLLEPIMKVEVETPEDYMGDVIGDLNRRRGMIEGMDDTATGKTVRAQVPLSEMFGYATDLRSQTQGRASYSMEFLKYNEAPSNIVTAIIEARKAK, encoded by the coding sequence ATGGCTCGTACAACCCCTATAGCACGCTACCGTAATATCGGTATCAGTGCACATATTGACGCAGGTAAAACGACAACTACTGAACGTATTTTGTTTTACACTGGCGTAAGTCACAAAATTGGTGAGGTTCATGATGGCGCAGCTACCATGGACTGGATGGAACAAGAACAAGAACGTGGTATTACTATCACGTCTGCGGCTACAACTGCATTCTGGTCTGGTATGGGACAACAATTTGAACCACACCGTATCAATATCATCGACACCCCGGGACACGTTGACTTCACCATCGAAGTAGAACGTTCTATGCGTGTTCTTGATGGTGCAGTTATGGTTTACTGTGCGGTTGGTGGTGTTCAACCTCAATCAGAAACAGTATGGCGCCAAGCTAACAAATATAAAGTTCCGCGTATCGCATTTGTAAACAAAATGGACCGTATGGGCGCTAACTTCTTACGTGTGGTTGAGCAAATCAAAACACGTTTAGCGGCAGTGCCTGTTCCATTAGTATTACCAATCGGTGCAGAAGAAGGCTTTACTGGTGTTGTTGATTTACTTAAACGTAAAGCAATTAACTGGAATGATGCAGACCAAGGTACAACCTTTACTTATGAAGATGTACCAGCTGACATGGTTGAGCAAGTCGAAGAATGGCGTGCAAACTTAATCGAAGCTGCAGCAGAAGCTAACGAAGAGTTAATGGAAAAATACCTAGGTGGTGATGAGTTAACTGAAGAAGAAGTTAAAAAAGCACTACGTGAACGCGTACTTGCTAACGAAATCATCTTGGTAACATGTGGTAGTGCATTTAAAAATAAAGGCGTTCAGTTCATGCTTGACGCAGTTATTGAGTATTTACCTGCACCAACCGATGTTCCTGCGATTAAAGGTGAATTACAAAATGGTGAACCAGCAGAACGTCATTCAAGTGATGATGAACCATTTGCTGCACTTGCATTTAAAATTGCAACTGACCCATTTGTTGGTAACTTAACCTTCTTCCGCGTTTACTCTGGTGTAGTTAACTCTGGTGACTCAGTGCTTAACTCAGTTAAAGATCGTAAAGAACGCTTTGGTCGTATCGTACAGATGCATGCGAACAAACGTGAAGAAATCAAAGAAGTTCGTGCAGGTGACATTGCAGCAGCAATCGGTCTTAAAGATGTCACAACTGGTGATACGCTTTGTGCTGAAAATTCACCAATTATTCTTGAAAGAATGGAATTCCCTGAGCCGGTTATCTCGGTTGCAGTTGAACCAAAAACTAAAGCTGACCAAGAAAAAATGGGTATTGCTTTAGGTCGTTTGGCAAAAGAAGATCCATCATTCCGTGTCTGGACTGATGAAGAATCAAACCAAACTATCATTGCTGGTATGGGTGAATTGCATCTTGAAATCATCGTAGACCGTATGAAACGTGAATTTAACGTTGAAGCGAATGTCGGTAAACCTCAAGTTGCTTACCGTGAAACAATTCGTACAACAGTTAAAGACATCGAAGGAAAACATGCAAAACAATCTGGTGGTCGTGGTCAATACGGTCATGTTGTTATCGACATGTATCCATTAGAAGCGGGTGGTGCTGGTTACGAATTTGTTAACGAAATCAAAGGTGGGGTAATTCCGGGTGAATTTATTCCTGCAGTAGATAAAGGTATCCAAGAGCAATTGAAATCAGGGCCTTTAGCTGGTTATCCAGTTGTGGATCTCGGTGTGCGTTTACATTTTGGTTCTTACCATGATGTCGACTCATCTGAAATTGCCTTTAAACTTGCCGCATCAATGGCATTTAAAGAAGGCTTCATGAAAGCTAAACCTGTGCTTTTAGAACCAATTATGAAAGTAGAAGTTGAAACCCCTGAAGATTATATGGGTGACGTTATCGGTGACTTAAACCGTCGTCGTGGTATGATCGAAGGCATGGATGATACTGCAACAGGTAAAACTGTTCGTGCGCAAGTACCTCTTTCAGAAATGTTTGGCTATGCGACAGACCTTCGTTCACAAACACAAGGTCGTGCTTCTTACTCTATGGAGTTCTTGAAGTATAACGAAGCACCTTCAAACATCGTAACAGCAATTATTGAAGCTCGTAAAGCGAAATAA